In the Helianthus annuus cultivar XRQ/B chromosome 11, HanXRQr2.0-SUNRISE, whole genome shotgun sequence genome, one interval contains:
- the LOC110889412 gene encoding chalcone synthase: protein MASFQKIVDVETIRETQRARGLATILAIGTATPYNCIYQADYPDYYFRVTKSEHMINLKEKFKRICDKTMIKKRFMFLTEEFLKENPNMCEYMSPSLNTRQDLLITAIPKLGKEAATKAIEEWGVSKSKITHLIFSTTSGIDMPGADFQLTKLLGLSPLVNRLMIYQQGCSAGGTAHRLAKDIAENNKSSRILVVCSDSMASIFRGPSEDHIDSLVGQAPFRDGAAAIIVGSDPDLSTEHPLFEIVSANQTIIPDTEMAMKLHLREEGLTFHLHKDVPKMIFENIESALKRAVSPLGLSDWNSLFWIVHPGGRAILDNVELKLELDKEKLRASRHVLSEYGNLNSACVLFIINEIRNKSLEIGKCTTGEGLDWGVLFGFGPGLTIETIVLRSQPVTTPIAAITNGAK from the exons ATGGCATCGTTTCAGAAGATCGTAGATGTTGAAACAATCAGAGAGACCCAACGAGCACGAGGTCTAGCCACCATTCTTGCCATTGGCACCGCAACTCCTTACAATTGTATTTATCAAGCTGATTACCCTGACTATTATTTCCGCGTTACTAAAAGCGAGCATATGATTAATCTGAAAGAGAAGTTTAAACGTATTT GTGACAAAACGATGATCAAGAAGCGATTCATGTTCCTAACGGAAGAGTTTCTGAAGGAAAATCCCAACATGTGTGAGTACATGAGTCCGTCTCTGAACACTCGCCAAGACTTGTTGATCACCGCAATCCCAAAGCTCGGCAAGGAAGCCGCCACCAAAGCCATCGAAGAGTGGGGAGTCTCAAAATCTAAGATCACCCATCTCATCTTTAGCACCACCTCGGGAATCGACATGCCTGGTGCTGACTTTCAACTCACCAAGTTACTTGGTCTCTCCCCTTTAGTCAATCGGCTAATGATATACCAACAG GGTTGTTCGGCAGGGGGCACAGCACATCGTCTAGCCAAGGACATTGCCGAAAACAATAAGAGTTCACGCATCCTTGTTGTCTGCTCTGATAGCATGGCTTCAATTTTCCGTGGACCTAGTGAGGACCACATTGATTCTTTAGTGGGTCAAGCTCCTTTTAGAGATGGAGCGGCTGCAATCATCGTGGGTTCAGACCCGGATTTATCGACTGAACATCCATTGTTTGAGATTGTGTCTGCAAATCAAACAATTATACCAGACACTGAGATGGCTATGAAGTTACACTTGAGGGAAGAAGGGCTCACATTCCACTTGCACAAGGATGTACCCAAGATGATCTTTGAGAATATAGAGAGCGCGTTAAAGCGGGCCGTTTCTCCACTTGGTCTAAGTGATTGGAACTCGCTGTTTTGGATAGTTCATCCTGGTGGTAGAGCCATACTCGATAACGTGGAATTAAAGCTTGAACTAGATAAGGAGAAGTTGAGGGCTAGTAGGCATGTGCTAAGTGAATATGGAAACTTGAATAGTGCATGTGTGTTGTTCATCATCAATGAGATAAGAAATAAATCTTTGGAAATTGGAAAATGTACAACCGGTGAAGGTTTAGATTGGGGTGTTTTGTTTGGATTTGGCCCGGGTTTAACAATCGAAACGATTGTTCTTCGTAGCCAACCGGTGACTACTCCCATTGCCGCTATAACGAATGGTGCAAAATAG
- the LOC110889411 gene encoding chalcone synthase: protein MNSKSMTLFQKLVDVETIRETQRAQGLATILAIGTATPFNCVNQADYADYYFRVTNCEHMINLKEKFKRICDKTMIKKRFMILSEEFLKENPNMCEYMSPSLNTRQDLLITAVPKLGEEAAIKAIKEWGVSRSKITHLIFCTTSGIDMPGADLQLTKLLGLSPLVNRLMIYQQGCSAGGTALRLAKDIAENNKGSRVLVVCSDSMASIFCGPNENHIDSLVGQALFGDGAAAIIVGSDLDLSTEHPLFEIVAANQTIIPDTEMAMNLHLREEGLTFHLHKDVPKMISENIESVLKRAVSPLGLSDWNSLFWIVHPGGRAILDNVELKLKLDKVKLRASRHVLSEYGNLTSACVLFIINEMRNKSVEDGKSTTGEGLDWGVLFGFGPGLTIETVVLRSQPVTIPVATITNGAK from the exons ATGAATTCGAAAAGTATGACATTGTTTCAAAAGCTCGTGGATGTTGAAACAATCCGAGAGACCCAACGAGCACAAGGTCTAGCCACCATTCTTGCCATTGGCACTGCAACTCCTTTCAATTGTGTTAATCAAGCTGATTATGCCGACTATTATTTCCGCGTTACAAATTGCGAGCATATGATTAATCTTAAGGAGAAGTTCAAACGCATAT GTGACAAGACAATGATCAAGAAGCGATTCATGATTCTCTCGGAAGAGTTTCTAAAGGAAAATCCCAACATGTGCGAGTACATGAGTCCGTCTTTGAATACTCGTCAAGACTTGTTAATCACTGCCGTCCCAAAGCTCGGCGAGGAAGCTGCTATCAAAGCCATCAAGGAGTGGGGAGTCTCAAGATCTAAGATCACTCATCTCATCTTTTGCACCACCTCAGGAATCGACATGCCTGGTGCTGACTTGCAACTGACCAAGCTACTTGGTCTTTCCCCTTTGGTTAATCGACTCATGATATACCAACAG GGTTGTTCAGCAGGGGGCACGGCCCTTCGTCTAGCCAAGGACATTGCCGAAAACAACAAGGGTTCACGTGTTCTTGTAGTCTGCTCAGATAGCATGGCTTCAATTTTCTGCGGACCGAATGAGAACCACATTGATTCTTTGGTCGGTCAAGCACTTTTTGGAGATGGAGCGGCTGCAATCATCGTGGGTTCAGACCTGGATTTATCGACTGAACATCCATTGTTTGAGATTGTGGCTGCAAATCAAACAATCATACCGGACACTGAGATGGCTATGAACTTACACTTGAGGGAAGAAGGGCTCACTTTTCACTTGCACAAGGATGTACCCAAGATGATCTCCGAGAATATAGAGAGTGTGTTAAAGCGTGCGGTTTCTCCACTTGGTTTAAGTGACTGGAACTCATTGTTTTGGATAGTTCATCCAGGTGGTAGAGCCATACTCGACAACGTGGAGCTAAAGCTTAAACTCGATAAGGTCAAGTTGAGGGCTAGTAGGCATGTGCTAAGTGAATATGGAAACTTGACTAGTGCATGTGTGTTGTTCATCATCAATGAGATGAGAAACAAATCTGTGGAGGATGGAAAAAGTACGACTGGTGAAGGGTTAGATTGGGGTGTTTTGTTTGGATTTGGCCCGGGTTTGACAATCGAAACGGTTGTTCTTCGTAGCCAACCGGTTACTATTCCTGTTGCCACCATAACAAATGGTGCAAAATAA